In the Oryza glaberrima chromosome 6, OglaRS2, whole genome shotgun sequence genome, one interval contains:
- the LOC127777661 gene encoding U-box domain-containing protein 15-like, whose amino-acid sequence MLRMGAAVAEAEPSGRQLSDGDLLEELLSTANAARAFHEFRQSQRKECFNLLRWLQLLLPLVQELRESAPALSDDAYRRLALLGRAFQAARRLLRCCHDGSKIYLTLESEAVMGRFRGVYEKMNMALEGMPYAELGVSDEVKEQVELISAQLKKRSKKRTETQDMELAMDLMMILQSKEQDANNADRPILDRLAKRLQLQSLADLRAETMAIKKLINDHQSDSTNQIVDLLHRLKAIAGVDEKNILGDVFIPKYLEKCPSLMIPNDFLCPISLEIMTDPVIIATGRTYERRSIQKWLDAGQRTCPKTQQPLGHLSLAPNYALKNLIMQWCDKNKVEIHSGDPPPEPPEDPKVVIPTLVKDLSSPNLDVQRKAVKKIRTLSKENPENRLLVTDNAGIPALIGLLPYPDKKMQENTVTSLLNLSIDEANKLLIARGGAIPLIIDVLRNGSVEGQENSAAALFSLSMVDENKVAIGTLGGIPPLVDLLQNGTVRGKKDASTAIFNLMLNNGNKLRAIEAGILPTLLKLLDDKKAAMVDEALSIFLLLASNPTCRGEVGTEHFVEKLVQIIKEGTPKNKECAVSVLLELGSSNNALMAHALGFDLHDHLADIAKNGTSRAQRKANSLIQLARKCS is encoded by the exons ATGCTGCGgatgggcgcggcggtggcggaggcggagccgtCGGGGCGGCAGCTGTCCGACGGCGACCTGCTTGAGGAGCTCCTGTCGACGGCGAACGCAGCGCGCGCGTTCCACGAGTTCCGGCAGTCGCAGCGGAAGGAGTGCTTCAACCTGCTGCGGTGGCTGCagctcctcctcccgctggtCCAGGAGCTCCGGgagtcggcgccggcgctgtcGGACGACGCGTACCGGCGGCTGGCCCTGCTGGGGCGGGCGTtccaggcggcgcggcggctcctccGGTGCTGCCACGACGGGAGCAAGATCTACCTGACGCTGGAGAGCGAGGCGGTGATGGGGAGGTTCAGGGGGGTGTACGAGAAGATGAACATGGCGCTGGAGGGGATGCCGTACGCGGAGCTGGGGGTGTCGGACGAGGTGAAGGAGCAGGTGGAGCTGATCAGCGCGCAGCTGAAGAAGCGGAGCAAGAAGCGGACGGAGACGCAGGACATGGAGCTGGCCATGGACCTGATGATGATCCTGCAGAGCAAGGAGCAGGACGCCAACAACGCCGACCGCCCCATCCTGGACCGCCTCGCCAAGCGCCTCCAGCTCCAGAGCCTCGCCGACCTCCGCGCCGAGACCATGGCCATCAAGAAGCTCATCAACGACCACCAGTCCGACTCCACCAACCAGATTGtcgacctcctccaccgcctcaaggccatcgccggcgtcgacgagaAGAACATCCTCGGCGACGTCTTCATCCCCAAGTACCTCGAGAAGTGCCCCTCCCTCATGATCCCCAACGACTTCCTCTGCCCCATCTCCCTCGAGATCATGACCGATCCCGTCATCATCGCCACCGGAAGG ACCTATGAACGCCGCAGCATCCAGAAATGGCTGGACGCAGGGCAGAGGACGTGCCCCAAGACGCAGCAGCCGCTGGGCCATCTCTCCCTGGCGCCCAACTACGCCCTCAAGAACCTCATCATGCAATGGTGCGACAAGAACAAGGTGGAGATCCACTCCGGCGACCCGCCGCCGGAGCCACCCGAGGACCCCAAGGTGGTCATCCCCACGCTGGTCAAGGACCTCTCCTCGCCCAACCTCGACGTGCAGCGCAAGGCCGTCAAGAAGATCCGGACGCTGTCCAAGGAGAACCCCGAGAACAGGCTGCTCGTCACCGACAACGCCGGCATCCCGGCGCTCATCGGCCTCCTCCCTTACCCCGACAAGAAGATGCAGGAGAACACCGTCACCTCGCTGCTCAACCTCTCCATCGACGAGGCCAACAAGCTCCTCATCGCCAGGGGCGGGGCCATCCCCTTGATCATCGACGTGCTCAGGAACGGCAGCGTGGAGGGGCAGGAGAActccgcggcggcgctcttCAGCCTGTCCATGGTGGACGAGAACAAGGTCGCCATTGGGACCCTGGGAGGCATACCTCCGCTGGTGGACCTCCTGCAGAACGGCACCGTCAGAGGCAAGAAGGACGCCTCCACGGCCATCTTCAACCTCATGCTCAACAATGGCAACAAGCTGAGAGCCATCGAGGCCGGCATCCTGCCCACGCTGCTCAAGCTGCTCGACGACAAGAAGGCCGCCATGGTCGACGAGGcgctctccatcttcctcctgcTGGCCTCCAACCCTACGTGCCGGGGCGAGGTTGGGACGGAGCATTTCGTGGAGAAGCTGGTGCAGATCATCAAGGAAGGGACTCCCAAGAACAAGGAGTGCGCGGTCTCGGTTCTTCTCGAGCTGGGCTCCAGCAACAACGCCCTCATGGCGCACGCCCTCGGCTTCGATCTCCATGACCATCTGGCCGACATTGCCAAGAACGGCACCAGCAGAGCGCAGAGGAAGGCCAATTCTCTCATCCAGCTTGCTCGCAAGTGTTcatga
- the LOC127776178 gene encoding zinc finger protein ZAT2-like, with translation MAGQVFVHHLGGGSGGDDPTHPWLSLKSSHEMDDAVASWREKLADMAAADERAGRYPCPLCDRHFPTEKAVHGHMRSHPGRGWRGMEPPREPSPGDLALAADGKRYRYVCDRCKAPFETRQALGGHRASHSTKKGCSWHAKQLAMAKPPKNDFDLNHLSLEAIQAAAQEEQAAQEGNKDEEPKN, from the coding sequence ATGGCCGGTCAGGTGTTCGTCCATCacctcggcggcggctccggcggcgacgaccccaCCCACCCATGGCTGTCCCTCAAGTCGTCCCATGAGATGGACGACGCCGTGGCGAGCTGGCGCGAGAAGCTGGcggacatggccgccgccgacgaacgcGCCGGCAGGTACCCGTGCCCGCTGTGCGACCGCCACTTCCCCACGGAGAAGGCCGTGCACGGGCACATGCGCAGCCACCCGGGGCGCGGCTGGCGCGGCATGGAGCCGCCCCGCGAGCCGTCCCCCGGcgacctcgccctcgccgccgacgggaAGCGGTACCGCTACGTGTGCGACCGATGCAAGGCGCCGTTCGAGACGCGGCAGGCGCTGGGTGGGCACCGTGCCAGCCACAGCACCAAGAAGGGCTGCTCCTGGCACGCCAAGCAGCTCGCCATGGCCAAGCCGCCCAAGAACGACTTCGACCTCAACCATCTCTCACTTGAGGCCAtccaggcggcggcgcaagaggAACAAGCTGCTCAAGAGGGGAACAAGGATGAGGAGCCtaagaattaa
- the LOC127777833 gene encoding catalase isozyme B — protein MDPYKHRPSSGSNSTFWTTNSGAPVWNNNSALTVGERGPILLEDYHLIEKLAQFDRERIPERVVHARGASAKGFFEVTHDISHLTCADFLRAPGVQTPVIVRFSTVVHERGSPETLRDPRGFAVKFYTREGNFDLVGNNMPVFFIRDGMKFPDMVHAFKPSPKTNMQENWRIVDFFSHHPESLHMFSFLFDDVGIPLNYRHMEGFGVNTYTLINKDGKPHLVKFHWKPTCGVKCLLDDEAVTVGGTCHSHATKDLTDSIAAGNYPEWKLYIQTIDPDHEDRFDFDPLDVTKTWPEDIIPLQPVGRMVLNKNIDNFFAENEQLAFCPAIIVPGIHYSDDKLLQTRIFSYADTQRHRLGPNYLMLPVNAPKCAYHNNHHDGSMNFMHRDEEVNYFPSRFDAARHAEKVPIPPRVLTGCREKCVIDKENNFKQAGERYRSFDPARQDRFLQRWVDALSDPRITHELRGIWISYWSQCDASLGQKLASRLNLKPNM, from the exons ATGGATCCCTACAAG CATCGGCCGTCCAGCGGGAGCAATTCCACCTTCTGGACCACCAACTCCGGCGCCCCCGTCTGGAACAACAACTCCGCCCTCACCGTCGGAGAGCGAG GCCCTATCCTCCTTGAGGACTATCATCTGATTGAAAAGCTTGCACAGTTTGACAGGGAGCGTATCCCTGAACGTGTCGTTCATGCAAGGGGAGCCAGTGCCAAGGGATTTTTTGAGGTCACTCATGATATTTCTCACCTCACATGTGCTGATTTTCTCCGTGCTCCTGGTGTTCAGACCCCAGTTATTGTTCGGTTCTCCACAGTTGTGCATGAGCGTGGAAGCCCTGAGACATTGAGGGATCCACGTGGTTTTGCTGTCAAGTTTTACACTAGAGAG GGTAATTTTGATCTTGTTGGGAACAATATGCCTGTCTTTTTTATCCGAGATGGGATGAAATTCCCTGACATGGTCCATGCTTTCAAGCCAAGTCCAAAGACCAATATGCAGGAGAACTGGAGAATAGTTGATTTCTTTTCACACCACCCAGAGAGCCTGCACATGTTCTCCTTCCTCTTTGACGATGTAGGCATCCCACTCAACTACAGGCACATGGAGGGTTTTGGTGTCAACACCTACACCCTAATCAATAAGGATGGAAAGCCTCACCTTGTCAAATTCCACTGGAAGCCTACCTGTGGTGTCAAATGCCTGTTGGATGATGAAGCTGTGACTGTTGGCGGCACCTGCCACAGCCATGCCACGAAGGACTTGACTGATTCTATTGCAGCAGGGAATTACCCAGAGTGGAAGCTTTACATCCAGACTATTGATCCTGATCATGAGGACAGATTTGACTTCGATCCTCTTGATGTCACCAAGACATGGCCAGAGGATATCATCCCCCTGCAGCCAGTTGGACGGATGGTCCTGAACAAAAACATTGATAACTTCTTTGCAGAAAATGAACAGCTTGCTTTCTGCCCAGCGATAATTGTCCCTGGAATCCATTACTCTGATGATAAGCTGCTCCAGACAAGAATTTTCTCCTATGCTGATACCCAAAGGCACCGTCTTGGCCCAAACTATTTGATGCTTCCTGTGAATGCACCAAAATGTGCATACCACAACAACCACCACGATGGCTCCATGAATTTCATGCACAGGGATGAAGAG GTTAACTACTTCCCTTCAAGGTTTGATGCTGCACGTCATGCTGAGAAGGTCCCTATTCCTCCTCGTGTTCTAACAGGCTGTCGGGAAAAG TGTGTCATTGACAAGGAGAACAATTTCAAACAGGCTGGTGAGAGATACCGGTCATTTGACCCTGCCAG GCAAGATCGTTTTCTCCAGCGGTGGGTTGATGCTCTCTCAGATCCTCGTATTACACATGAACTCCGTGGCATCTGGATCTCCTACTGGTCGCAG TGTGATGCGTCCCTTGGGCAGAAGCTGGCTTCACGTCTCAACCTGAAACCAAACATGTAG
- the LOC127777835 gene encoding probable galacturonosyltransferase 3, whose amino-acid sequence MFPLRRRPGFLAVVLLLLLFLSFQLLIHVPSVGSALSLCLFSDHHTERKGPGSCHGCRNGMDDADKTIAYTDQDGRIKLFKVTMTEFLSSSIWKNPLQPKDTQPLAQTQEIAKEQLPDTGSEISNISTTGTLETRRNDPIKLKRVVFRRKRKEDRTQELLQVDREAELNMRNVATDRSRNFSNKVRASYNIWRPGFHHTNTDSTLRLMKDQIIMAKVYATIAHSQKQPDLYVLLMTCIKQSQEGIGDAHMDYKLDLSALERAKAMGHALSSARDVLYNSGEVSRRLRVMLQSTELNIDSVKKQNSFLVQHAAKTVPMPLHCLHMQLTTDYHFRDGVVKEYFRDAALKEEEDKAKREDRSLYHYAIFSDNVLAASVVVRSTVTHAKEPEKHVFHIVTDRLNFAAMTMWFISNPPLPATVHVENIDNFKWLNSSYCSVLRQLESARLKEYYFKAHDPSSLSDGNENLKYRNPKYLSMLNHLRFYMPEIHPKLDKILFLDDDVVVQKDLTPLWDVDLKGIVNGAVETCKESFHRFNTYLNFSHPKISENFDPHACGWAFGMNMFDLKEWKKQNITGIYHYWQDLNEDRKLWKLDTLPPGLITFYNLTYPLNRTWHVLGLGYDPSVDLVEIENAAVVHYNGNYKPWLDLAISKYKPYWSKYVDLDNSHIQRCYMSEQ is encoded by the exons ATGttcccgctccgccgccgccccggattcctcgccgtcgtccttctcctcctccttttcctctcctTCCAG CTCCTGATTCATGTCCCCTCTGTCGGATCGGCACTGTCCCTATGTCTCTTCTCCGATCACCACAc CGAGCGCAAGGGTCCTGGGAGCTGTCATGGATGCCGCAAT GGCATGGATGATGCCGATAAGACGATTGCTTACACGGACCAGGATGGTCGGATCAAGCTCTTCAAAGTTACCATGACAGAATTCCTCTCGTCCTCTATCTGGAAGAATCCTTTGCAACCGAAAGATACCCAACCACTAGCTCAAACT CAAGAAATTGCGAAGGAGCAGCTACCAGACACTGGGTCAGAAATCTCAAATATTTCAACCACAGGAACTTTGGAAACCAGAAGAAACGATCCGATTAAATTAAAGAGAGTG GTATTCCGACGCAAAAGAAAGGAGGATAGGACCCAGGAGTTGCTTCAGGTGGACAGGGAGGCTGAACTCAACATGAGAAATGTGGCCACAGACAGATCAAGGAACTTCAGTAATAAAGTAAGAGCCAGCTACAACATATGGAGGCCGGGGTTTCACCATACTAACACAGATTCAACCCTCCGACTCATGAAAGATCAGATTATAATGGCCAAGGTGTATGCCACAATTGCACATTCCCAGAAGCAACCTGACCTGTACGTGTTGCTCATGACATGCATAAAACAAAGCCAAGAAGGTATTGGGGATGCACACATGGATTACAAACTTGATTTG AGTGCTTTAGAGCGAGCAAAAGCAATGGGGCATGCCCTGTCTTCAGCTAGAGATGTTCTGTACAACTCTGGTGAAGTATCCAGACGATTGCGTGTTATGCTACAGTCTACAGAACTAAATATCGATAGTGTTAAGAAGCAGAACTCATTCCTGGTGCAGCATGCTGCAAAGACAGTCCCCATGCCTTTGCACTGTCTGCATATGCAGCTGACAACCGATTATCATTTTCGTGATGGTGTGGTCAAGGAATATTTTCGTGATGCTGCtttgaaggaggaagaagataaggcAAAGCGTGAGGATCGGTCTCTATACCACTACGCTATATTTTCAGATAACGTCCTTGCAGCCTCAGTAGTTGTTAGATCAACGGTGACACATGCCAAGGAACCAGAGAAGCATGTATTCCACATTGTCACTGATAGACTTAATTTTGCAGCTATGACAATGTGGTTCATAAGCAATCCTCCTCTACCTGCTACTGTCCATGTGGAAAACATTGACAACTTCAAGTGGCTCAATTCGTCATACTGTTCAGTTCTACGACAACTTGAGTCAGCTCGGCTCAAAGAGTACTATTTCAAAGCACATGATCCATCGTCACTCTCTGATGGAAATGAAAATCTGAAGTACAGGAACCCCAAATATCTGTCTATGCTTAACCATCTAAGGTTCTACATGCCAGAAATACACCCCAAGCTTGACAAGATACTGTTTCTCGATGACGATGTTGTTGTGCAGAAGGACTTGACACCGCTATGGGATGTTGATCTTAAAGGGATAGTAAATGGTGCAGTTGAAACCTGCAAAGAAAGTTTCCATCGCTTCAACACATACCTCAATTTCTCACACCCAAAGATCTCAGAGAACTTTGATCCACATGCTTGTGGGTGGGCTTTTGGGATGAACATGTTTGACCTGAAAGAGTGGAAGAAGCAAAATATCACTGGAATATACCATTATTGGCAAGATCTG AATGAGGATCGTAAGCTGTGGAAGCTGGATACATTGCCTCCAGGACTGATTACTTTCTACAACCTGACATACCCATTGAATCGCACTTGGCATGTGTTGGGCCTTGGCTATGATCCATCTGTTGACCTTGTTGAGATTGAGAATGCAGCAGTAGTTCATTACAATGGGAATTACAAGCCCTGGCTAGACCTTGCCATTTCCAAGTACAAGCCCTACTGGTCCAAGTATGTAGATCTTGACAACTCACACATTCAACGCTGCTACATGAGTGAGCAATAA
- the LOC127777834 gene encoding probable serine/threonine-protein kinase PIX13, translated as MGNCASAIDSFFFTKRANNENDDDDAAPGMSASKRTTSSTTTGKLSTLSNSTFIPSTISGVSTDDAYPDGQILESPNLRIFTFAELKNATKNFRTDTVLGEGGFGKVYKGWVDERTMNPSKSSTGVVVAVKKLNPESVQGTEQWESEVNFLGRISHPNLVKLLGYCKDNDELLLVYEFMAKGSLENHLFRRGAVYEPLPWSLRLKILIGAARGLAFLHSSERQIIYRDFKASNILLDSNFNAKLSDFGLAKHGPDGGLSHVTTRVMGTYGYAAPEYVATGHLYVKSDVYGFGVVLLEMLSGLRALDPSRPSGKLNLVDWAKPLLADRRKLSQLMDSRLEGQYHSRGALQAAQLTLKCLSGDPKSRPSMKEVVEALEKIELIKSKSREPRNSSSLVRGQGNSPRSDSARTNSKGR; from the exons ATGGGCAACTGCGCCAGCGCCATAGATTCCTTCTTCTTCACCAAAAGGGCCAATAACGagaacgacgatgacgatgccGCCCCAG GAATGTCTGCATCCAAGAGGACTACtagctccaccaccaccgggaAGCTGTCAACACTTAGTAACAGTACTTTCATTCCATCCACCATTAGCGGTGTAAGCACTGACGATGCTTATCCAGACGGCCAGATTCTTGAGTCCCCAAATCTCAGGATCTTCACCTTTGCTGAACTCAAGAATGCTACCAAGAATTTCAGGACTGATACAGTTCTTGGGGAGGGTGGATTTGGGAAGGTTTACAAGGGATGGGTTGATGAGAGGACCATGAATCCATCCAAGAGTAGCACCGGTGTGGTGGTTGCTGTCAAGAAGCTCAACCCTGAGAGTGTACAGGGAACGGAGCAATGGGAG TCTGAAGTGAATTTCCTTGGGAGGATTTCACACCCCAACCTTGTCAAACTCTTGGGCTATTGCAAGGATAATGACGAACTACTTCTTGTGTACGAGTTCATGGCAAAGGGGAGTTTGGAGAATCATCTGTTCCGCA GAGGAGCAGTTTACGAGCCACTGCCTTGGAGCCTCAGACTGAAGATTCTCATTGGTGCAGCTCGTGGCCTTGCCTTCCTTCATTCATCAGAGAGACAGATCATCTACAGGGACTTCAAGGCTTCCAACATCTTACTAGATTCG AACTTCAATGCAAAGCTCTCAGACTTTGGGTTGGCCAAGCATGGTCCAGACGGTGGATTGTCCCATGTGACAACACGAGTGATGGGTACTTATGGCTATGCGGCTCCAGAGTATGTTGCTACCG GCCACCTGTATGTGAAGAGTGATGTGTATGGCTTCGGCGTCGTGCTGCTTGAGATGCTCTCTGGCCTGAGGGCGCTGGACCCAAGCCGCCCCAGTGGGAAGCTGAACTTGGTAGACTGGGCAAAACCGTTACTGGCTGACCGGAGGAAGCTGAGCCAGCTGATGGACAGTCGTCTTGAGGGGCAGTATCATTCCAGGGGAGCCCTCCAAGCTGCTCAGCTCACTCTCAAGTGTCTGTCTGGTGATCCCAAGAGCCGACCATCCATGAAGGAAGTCGTTGAGGCTCTCGAGAAGATCGAGTTGATTAAGAGCAAGTCGAGGGAGCCCAGGAACAGCTCCTCACTGGTGCGTGGACAGGGGAATTCTCCGAGGAGCGATAGTGCGAGGACGAACTCCAAGGGCAGATGA